A window of the Cystobacter fuscus genome harbors these coding sequences:
- the bluB gene encoding 5,6-dimethylbenzimidazole synthase, with product MTKHRFSPAEREAVYRAISERRDMRHFRSDPIDQEIMARLLHAAHLGPSVGFMQPWRFIRITDARLRGDIAELVEQERARTAEALGPRGEEFMRLKVEGIKECPELWVVALMEQRERYVFGRRTLPNMDLASASCAIQNLWLAARAEGIGMGWVSLFEPTRLAELLGAPTGSEPIAILCLGHVEAFYERPMLELEGWDSRRPLEELIWENRWRSAEG from the coding sequence ATGACGAAACACCGCTTTTCTCCCGCGGAGCGAGAAGCTGTCTACCGAGCGATCAGCGAACGCCGGGACATGCGCCACTTCCGGTCCGATCCCATCGATCAGGAGATCATGGCGCGGCTGCTCCATGCGGCGCATCTCGGGCCGAGCGTCGGCTTCATGCAGCCGTGGCGGTTCATTCGCATCACGGATGCAAGGCTGCGCGGTGACATCGCGGAACTGGTCGAGCAGGAGCGCGCGCGTACCGCCGAGGCGCTGGGCCCGCGGGGCGAGGAGTTCATGCGCCTCAAGGTCGAGGGCATCAAGGAATGTCCCGAGCTCTGGGTCGTGGCGCTGATGGAGCAACGCGAGCGCTACGTGTTTGGCAGGCGCACCCTGCCGAACATGGACCTCGCCTCCGCCAGTTGCGCCATCCAGAACCTCTGGCTCGCCGCGAGGGCCGAGGGGATTGGCATGGGTTGGGTGTCGCTCTTCGAGCCCACCCGGCTGGCGGAGTTGTTGGGAGCACCAACGGGTAGTGAGCCCATCGCCATCCTGTGCCTGGGCCATGTCGAGGCCTTCTATGAGCGGCCGATGCTGGAGCTGGAAGGCTGGGACTCACGCCGGCCGCTGGAAGAGCTGATCTGGGAGAACCGGTGGCGGAGTGCCGAGGGGTAG
- a CDS encoding energy-coupling factor ABC transporter permease: MPGFSGRGCGAVLRHCVQACLQSAPLPPSAGLAALVLLLLPHPAHAMHLAEGILPFGWAAGWTLSVLPLLALGVTRLRQRMAQSPLYSPFVAMLAAAVFVVSCMPVPVPIIGTCSHPCGTGLAAVLIGPVMTVLVTFVALLLQALFLAHGGLTTLGADIWSMGVVGGFVGYAIFHALRSVRASLGVAAFAAGMLSDWATYAMTSFELASALHGAQPLGSTLGTLLLSFLPTQLPLGLLEGAFTAGAVVFISRRRPALLKFHALPAAPATP; the protein is encoded by the coding sequence ATGCCGGGTTTCTCCGGGCGTGGGTGTGGTGCCGTCCTCCGGCATTGCGTCCAGGCCTGTCTCCAATCAGCGCCTCTCCCTCCGAGCGCGGGGCTCGCGGCACTCGTCCTGTTGCTGCTGCCTCATCCCGCGCATGCCATGCACCTGGCGGAAGGCATCCTTCCCTTCGGGTGGGCCGCGGGCTGGACGCTTTCCGTGCTGCCACTGCTCGCGCTGGGCGTCACGCGGTTGCGCCAGCGCATGGCGCAGAGCCCGCTCTATTCGCCCTTCGTGGCGATGCTCGCCGCCGCGGTCTTCGTCGTCTCCTGCATGCCCGTGCCGGTTCCCATCATCGGCACCTGCTCGCACCCGTGTGGCACGGGGCTCGCCGCCGTGCTCATCGGTCCGGTGATGACCGTGCTGGTGACGTTCGTGGCGCTGCTGCTGCAAGCGCTCTTCCTCGCCCACGGGGGGCTCACCACCCTGGGCGCCGACATCTGGTCCATGGGCGTGGTGGGCGGCTTCGTCGGCTATGCCATCTTCCACGCACTGCGCTCGGTGCGCGCCTCGCTCGGGGTGGCGGCCTTCGCCGCGGGCATGTTGTCGGATTGGGCCACCTACGCCATGACGTCCTTCGAGCTGGCCTCGGCGCTGCACGGCGCCCAACCGCTGGGCTCCACGCTGGGCACCCTGCTGCTCTCCTTCCTCCCCACCCAGCTTCCGCTCGGACTGCTCGAGGGGGCCTTCACCGCCGGCGCCGTCGTCTTCATCTCCCGCCGCCGGCCCGCCCTCCTGAAGTTCCACGCGCTTCCCGCCGC
- a CDS encoding methyltransferase domain-containing protein, giving the protein MSEVQYTAEGVGRYYDVMAQFYQTVWGDSIHMGFWPDPTDATVSMSQAQKNFTDLMISHMGLQPGQRALDVGCGTGRPAIQLARATNTHVTAISISQSQIATATGYARESGVAPRAQAQGTGAGSANATDDAPTARFELVDAMAMPYRDGTFDAAWAFESIFHMPSRLQVFREMARVVRPGGRVVVADFVTLRPLTSEESAIAYPAFAANDLASLEDYVRDLKQVGLTNISCRDVTANTFRPSNRATYRELQTEAALGQLRKAYGHEQADAFRNGWSAIEKVNETLGYVLIQADKP; this is encoded by the coding sequence ATGAGTGAAGTCCAGTACACGGCAGAAGGCGTTGGCCGCTATTACGATGTGATGGCTCAGTTTTATCAAACGGTCTGGGGCGACAGCATCCACATGGGGTTCTGGCCCGACCCCACCGATGCGACCGTCTCGATGTCCCAGGCCCAGAAGAACTTCACCGACCTCATGATCTCGCACATGGGGCTTCAGCCAGGCCAACGCGCGTTGGATGTGGGCTGTGGCACGGGCCGACCCGCCATTCAGCTGGCCCGCGCCACCAACACGCATGTCACCGCCATCAGCATCAGCCAATCGCAGATCGCCACCGCCACCGGATATGCCCGCGAGAGCGGTGTGGCACCACGAGCACAGGCGCAAGGGACGGGCGCGGGCTCCGCGAACGCGACGGATGACGCCCCCACGGCGCGGTTCGAGTTGGTGGACGCGATGGCCATGCCCTACCGCGACGGAACGTTTGATGCCGCCTGGGCATTCGAGTCCATCTTCCACATGCCCTCGCGGCTACAGGTGTTTCGTGAAATGGCCCGCGTCGTGCGCCCCGGCGGGCGCGTCGTCGTGGCGGACTTCGTGACGCTGCGCCCCCTCACCTCCGAGGAGAGCGCGATCGCGTATCCAGCCTTCGCGGCGAACGACCTGGCCTCGCTGGAGGACTACGTCCGCGATCTGAAACAGGTTGGCCTTACGAATATCAGCTGCCGGGATGTGACGGCGAATACCTTCCGGCCAAGCAACCGGGCGACGTACAGGGAACTCCAAACGGAAGCCGCGCTGGGGCAGCTCCGGAAGGCGTATGGCCACGAACAGGCCGACGCGTTCCGCAACGGGTGGAGTGCCATTGAGAAGGTCAACGAGACACTGGGCTACGTCCTGATTCAGGCCGACAAGCCGTAG
- a CDS encoding histidine phosphatase family protein: MDWRLSKGVTRMVLVRHGQPVEEARGRCYGRLDVGLSSSGRVQAEHAARFLAEAPLSRVYASPLRRAVESAAPLAQLKGMAVDTEAAFQELDFGLCEGLTYAEVEKRYPEVFAEWMARPTRVRFPEGESYPELRERVSSAARALRSRHSGETFVLVSHGGVNRTLLAEALGLPDAHLFRLEQGYSAVNIIDFHGDEPVVKLMNLTFG, translated from the coding sequence ATGGACTGGCGACTGTCGAAGGGCGTGACGCGCATGGTGCTGGTGCGGCACGGGCAGCCGGTGGAGGAGGCGCGGGGCCGGTGTTACGGGCGGCTGGACGTGGGGCTGTCCTCCTCGGGCCGGGTGCAGGCCGAGCACGCCGCGCGTTTCCTGGCCGAGGCGCCCCTGTCACGCGTCTACGCGAGTCCACTCCGGCGCGCGGTGGAGAGCGCGGCCCCGCTGGCGCAGCTCAAGGGGATGGCGGTGGACACGGAGGCGGCGTTCCAGGAACTCGACTTCGGTCTCTGCGAGGGCCTCACGTATGCGGAGGTGGAGAAGCGCTACCCCGAGGTGTTCGCGGAGTGGATGGCACGGCCCACGCGGGTGCGCTTCCCGGAGGGAGAGAGCTACCCGGAGCTGCGCGAGCGGGTGTCGTCGGCGGCCCGGGCGCTGCGCTCGCGGCACTCGGGAGAGACGTTCGTGCTGGTCTCGCACGGCGGCGTGAACCGGACGCTGCTGGCCGAGGCGCTGGGCTTGCCGGACGCCCACCTGTTCCGGCTGGAGCAGGGGTACTCGGCGGTGAACATCATCGACTTCCACGGGGACGAGCCCGTCGTGAAGTTGATGAACCTGACGTTCGGCTGA